In one Corallococcus sp. EGB genomic region, the following are encoded:
- a CDS encoding DUF3943 domain-containing protein, whose protein sequence is MLFACGLLLGGPAFAQPAFSQEEPCEDAPPLPPDTPARAGPPSPPADAPLKEDTVCEEAPRKKVHPWLAAGEVTAINLFVWTWDRVLAKKEWSKVGPSSWKKNLTTGFVWDADGFLTNQFAHPYHGSLYYTAARDNGVPYAAALAFTLLGSAQWELFAETEPPSINDLINTSVGGMAIGEGLYRLSSLVLDTEARGGERFVRELTAAAMSPVRGFNRVVRGDITRHEPTPADWRPDALSIWGDLGYLKLGDGRPLAWGEDRFFLHLAMRYGDMYQGAIHRPFDAFDARVQFTSQQSTFISHARIQGMLLKASLWSTEQDELRLGLLQLLSIVDTSAYELGGQSLEAGLLHEHHFNARSKLRTALLVDGSLLTGISSEHSGVVGRNYDYGPGLGLNLQMAYLRGDWEVVTLEAGASHIDVWDGSGGSHEVFTGQLQVDLPVHKRLGVGSELNWFHRHSRFDAYPDVLKDAYQLRVFVSVHY, encoded by the coding sequence GTGCTGTTCGCCTGTGGGCTGCTGCTGGGTGGGCCGGCCTTCGCCCAGCCGGCCTTCTCCCAGGAAGAGCCGTGCGAGGACGCCCCTCCCCTTCCCCCTGACACGCCCGCGCGGGCCGGTCCGCCTTCGCCACCCGCGGATGCCCCGCTGAAGGAGGACACCGTCTGCGAGGAGGCGCCCCGGAAGAAGGTCCACCCGTGGCTCGCGGCGGGGGAGGTCACCGCCATCAACCTGTTCGTCTGGACGTGGGACCGGGTCCTGGCGAAGAAGGAATGGTCGAAGGTGGGCCCGTCCTCGTGGAAGAAGAACCTGACCACGGGCTTCGTCTGGGACGCGGACGGCTTTCTCACCAACCAGTTCGCGCACCCGTATCACGGCAGCCTCTACTACACGGCCGCCCGCGACAACGGCGTGCCCTACGCGGCCGCCCTGGCCTTCACGCTGCTGGGCAGCGCGCAGTGGGAGCTGTTCGCGGAGACCGAGCCGCCCTCCATCAACGACCTCATCAACACGTCCGTGGGCGGCATGGCCATTGGCGAGGGGCTCTACCGGCTGTCCTCGCTGGTGCTCGACACGGAGGCCCGGGGCGGCGAGCGCTTCGTGCGCGAGCTCACCGCCGCAGCCATGAGCCCCGTGCGCGGCTTCAACCGCGTGGTGCGCGGCGACATCACGCGCCACGAGCCCACCCCCGCGGACTGGCGGCCTGACGCCCTGTCCATCTGGGGCGACCTGGGCTACCTCAAGCTGGGCGACGGCCGGCCCCTGGCCTGGGGCGAGGACCGGTTCTTCCTCCACCTGGCCATGCGCTACGGCGACATGTACCAGGGCGCCATCCACCGCCCCTTCGACGCCTTCGACGCGCGGGTGCAGTTCACCTCGCAGCAGAGCACCTTCATCAGCCATGCGCGCATCCAGGGGATGCTGCTGAAGGCGTCCCTCTGGAGCACGGAGCAGGACGAGCTGCGCCTGGGCCTGCTCCAACTGCTCAGCATCGTGGACACGAGCGCGTACGAGCTGGGAGGCCAGTCCCTGGAGGCGGGCCTGCTGCACGAGCACCATTTCAACGCGCGCTCGAAGTTGCGGACCGCGCTGCTGGTGGACGGCAGCCTCCTCACCGGCATCTCCTCCGAGCACAGCGGCGTCGTGGGCCGCAACTACGACTATGGCCCCGGCCTGGGCTTGAACCTCCAGATGGCGTACCTGCGCGGAGACTGGGAGGTCGTCACGCTGGAGGCAGGCGCCTCCCACATCGATGTGTGGGACGGCTCCGGCGGCTCCCACGAGGTCTTCACCGGCCAGCTCCAGGTGGACCTCCCCGTGCACAAGCGCCTGGGGGTGGGCTCGGAGCTGAACTGGTTCCACCGCCACAGCCGCTTCGACGCCTACCCGGACGTGTTGAAGGACGCGTACCAGTTGCGCGTCTTCGTCTCCGTTCATTACTAG
- a CDS encoding pentapeptide repeat-containing protein, protein MPKAPTIEKLLQNGSAEWNKLRKSGQAPTGQTGATFTQLFSANADLSGLELVGSEWERCDLSKMNFRDADLTNAYFHGGRLQDCDFRGANLEGCVFEKLKLLRCDFTGARGLDDLEMDDVDMDRVTGLDGEEAPPPPPPPVQGITAFTREQREKAMGQAHAGGGAMDGAGSAHPDELPPFRPQDPPGSLFFRALKRVGAPPLWVLDVPGLRPLLPQRLPPGSSLETLYREAVKTRLENKKPASDPGAVERAQKALRMGGKEANVAAVYLREVGVLPLFRFAAAKQLKAELRSEVEVDDLTGSVDPRTTGALLELRLTHEVVEHLHEVRRRLAAAQLYSALLEAGFTPENNWDEALESADASLELAQAATGEDRQALLEGFQVFAALPEEARLRRLAYLAESVSNLELLSRLPEGMEPQWLSGPEVRECHDREMTYVQALKAQDIPAKVPALGKAELGVPEGEVPEESDDDLFVHVRCDVCGKEKLIVQSPEA, encoded by the coding sequence ATGCCGAAAGCCCCAACTATCGAGAAGCTGCTCCAGAACGGTTCCGCCGAATGGAACAAGCTGCGCAAGTCCGGCCAGGCGCCCACCGGCCAGACGGGCGCCACGTTCACGCAGCTGTTCTCCGCCAACGCCGACCTCTCCGGACTGGAGCTGGTGGGCTCCGAGTGGGAGCGCTGCGACCTGTCGAAGATGAACTTCCGGGACGCGGACCTCACCAACGCCTACTTCCACGGCGGCCGCCTCCAGGACTGCGACTTCCGCGGCGCCAACCTGGAAGGCTGTGTCTTCGAAAAGCTGAAGCTCCTGCGCTGTGACTTCACGGGCGCCCGGGGGCTGGACGACCTGGAGATGGACGACGTGGACATGGACCGCGTCACGGGTCTGGACGGCGAGGAGGCCCCGCCGCCCCCGCCGCCGCCGGTGCAGGGCATCACCGCGTTCACGCGCGAGCAGCGTGAGAAGGCCATGGGCCAGGCGCACGCGGGCGGAGGCGCCATGGACGGCGCCGGCTCCGCGCACCCGGACGAGCTGCCCCCGTTCCGGCCGCAGGATCCGCCGGGCTCGCTCTTCTTCCGCGCGCTCAAGCGCGTGGGCGCGCCGCCGCTCTGGGTGCTGGACGTGCCGGGCCTGCGTCCGCTGCTGCCGCAGCGGCTGCCGCCGGGCAGCTCCCTGGAGACGCTCTACCGCGAGGCGGTGAAGACGCGGCTGGAGAACAAGAAGCCCGCGTCGGACCCCGGCGCGGTGGAGCGCGCGCAGAAGGCGCTGCGCATGGGCGGCAAGGAGGCCAACGTCGCGGCGGTGTACCTGCGCGAGGTGGGCGTGCTGCCCCTGTTCCGCTTCGCCGCGGCGAAGCAGCTCAAGGCGGAGCTGCGCTCCGAGGTGGAGGTGGATGACCTCACGGGCTCCGTGGATCCGCGCACCACGGGGGCGCTCCTGGAGCTGCGCCTGACGCACGAGGTGGTGGAGCACCTGCACGAGGTGCGTCGCCGGCTGGCGGCCGCGCAGCTGTACTCGGCGCTGCTGGAGGCGGGCTTCACCCCGGAGAACAACTGGGACGAGGCGCTGGAGTCCGCGGACGCGTCGCTGGAGCTGGCGCAGGCGGCCACGGGCGAGGACCGGCAGGCGCTGCTGGAGGGCTTCCAGGTGTTCGCGGCCCTGCCGGAGGAGGCGCGGCTGCGCCGCCTGGCGTACCTGGCGGAGTCCGTGTCGAACCTGGAGCTGCTCAGCCGGCTGCCGGAGGGCATGGAGCCGCAGTGGCTGTCCGGCCCGGAGGTGCGCGAGTGCCACGACCGCGAGATGACCTACGTGCAGGCGCTCAAGGCGCAGGACATCCCGGCGAAGGTGCCGGCGCTGGGCAAGGCGGAGCTGGGCGTGCCCGAGGGCGAGGTGCCCGAGGAGAGCGACGACGACCTGTTCGTGCACGTGCGCTGCGACGTGTGCGGCAAGGAGAAGCTCATCGTCCAGTCGCCGGAGGCGTAG